TCGCCTCTTATTCCCCTGTCTTCAGCTTGCTTTTCAAGGGATTTTCAGCCCTCTGCTGCTGGTATGGAGATTGCTAGCATGGATCGATAGCTGAAAACGATAATGGACAAATGCACGAGGACAAGATTTTATTACAATTACAGAAGGGAGGTGGCATCGCGCTCATAAAGCAGGGTTAGGGGAATTTCTCCTGTGGATAAAGAAGGGTTGTGGCAAAGATCGTAGAGGGGGGAGTTTTTCAGGAAATTGATTTTTCCCGGAGATTTTGCGAATGGCTAGGAAAGAGGAGATATGCGCCATGAATCGTTCTGCAAGTTTTACTGCCAAATGTAAGTTGTTAATAATTTCTGCCCTTTTCATTTTCGTTTCTACAATAGCACCCCACAAAAACGCTCAAGCATATTACAGTTATGGAATACCCGGCTTTGGCTTGTATGGCGGCCTCTACGGCCTGTATGGCCTGTATGGCGGCCTCTACGGCGGGCTCTACGGCCTGTATGGCGGTTTGTATGGTGGACTCTATGGCGGGTACGGCCTGTATGGCGGCCTCTACGGCNNNNNNNNNNNNNNNNNNNNNNNNNNNNNNNNNNNNNNNNNNNNNNNNNNNNNNNNNNNNNNNNNNNNNNNNNNNNNNNNNNNNNNNNNNNNNNNNNNNNCTTGTATGGCGGCCTCTACGGCCTGTATGGCCTGTATGGCGGCCTCTACGGCGGGCTCTACGGCCTGTATGGCGGTTTGTATGGTGGACTCTATGGCGGGTACGGCCTGTATGGCGGCCTCTACGGCGGCCTCTACGGCCTGTATGGCGGTTTGTATGGTGGACTCTATGGCGGGTACGGCCTGTATGGCGGCCTCTACGGCCTGTATGGCGGGCTCGGCCTGAGATACGGTCTTGCTGAACAGGCCGGGACATGGGAAGGTACCTGGTCCACGACTACCACCAAAGGTGTAGTGTATGCCACAGGGCCTATAACCTTGAACCTGGTTATAGATCCTCTCGTACCATCCGCTGTTTCCGGTTACGTTCAGCTCGTGGGTAACCCCGTTCTTTCAGTCCTTGTGGATGTCACCGGAGAGATACTCAATAACCAGATTATTCTCTCTGGCGCCGGTCTTGGAATTGGCGCTCAGACGATCCAGATCGACCTGGTTTGTACACTGACCTCCGCCACTGAAATGACAGGTACCTATACCCAGATCAACAGCACTTCAATTATCGGGACAGGTTCCTTTGCAGCTACGTTAATAACACCCGTGATTTAGTTCTCTTCCTTGGAATGTTTTTGCTCCGGATTCCCCCCCTCCCCCAAACAAAATGAGGGAGGAGGGGGACATCTGTTTCCACCTCTTGGGAGGGATAATTTCATTGGAGTCGTAATAATTGTTGGGATACAGAGGAAATACTCTGACAGCAGGAATCAATAGCAGAGAAAAAATGATATAATATCTTCTGTTGGTCTTCAGCAATTGTTGTCTTTTCACCGATTCTGTGCTAATCTACCGTTGTAAGTACTGCATCTATGTAATTGTTTTTTGTTTCTCATATCCCTGTTTCCCTGTCTGCCTATCACGGATAGACGGACAGTTAGAGAGAGGTGGCCATGTGGGATTATTCTGCAAAAGTTATGGATCACTTCCATCATCCCCGCAATGTGGGAGAGGTTGAAAACCCTGATGCCGTGGGAGAGATCGGCAACATTGTCTGCGGGGACGCGCTGAAACTGACCTTACGGATAGACCGGAAAACGGAGAGGATTCTGGATGCCCGGTTTCAGACCTTTGGCTGCGGCAGTGCCATTGCCTCATCCTCGGCCCTGACCGAGATGATCAAGGGCAAGACGCTGGATGAGGCATCAAAGGTCACCAATAAGGATATCGCCGACTACCTGGACGGGCTGCCGGAGGAGAAGATGCACTGCTCGGTCATGGGCATGGAAGCTCTGGAAGCGGCCATCAATAACTACCGGGGGATCAGGCCCCGGAGCCAGGAGATACCGGCGGGAGAAAAGATCGTCTGCCGCTGCTTCGGCGTGACGGACAAAAAGATTGCTCAGGTTATTGAGATGAATAACCTGACCACGGTCGAACAGGTAACTAACTACACCAAGGCGGGAGGAGGCTGCGGCCAGTGCAGGCCGCAGATCGAAGCGATCCTGGCCGAGGTATTGAAAAAAGAAAAAGAGAAAAAAGAATCGCTGCCGAAAAAAATGACCAACCTGGAAAAAATCCGGCTGATTCAGGAAACCCTCGAAAAGGAGATCCGTCCCCACCTGCGCGCGGACGGAGGAGACCTTGAACTGGTCGATGTTGACGGCAATAAGGTTTACCTGCGATTGATCGGCACCTGTCAAAGCTGTCCCAGCATGGGATTTACCATCGAAACCTTCATTACCCAAAAATTGCGCCAGGCGGTAAATGAAGAGATCGAAGCCAAGAAGGTGGAAGAATGAGAACGATTTATCTGGATAACAATGCCACTACCAGGGTGGCACCGGAAGTTATGGAGGAGATGCGGCCTTACTTCGATGAGCTCTACGGTAATCCCTCCAGCATGCACAGCTTTGGAGGACAGGTGGCCAAAAAGGTCGCCCAGGCCCGGATGAGGGTGGCAGACCTTCTGGGGGCACGGTCCCCTTCGGAAATCATCTTTACCAGTTGCGGCACGGAAAGCGATAATGCCGCTCTTTTCGGGGCCCTGCGCTCTCAGCCTGCAAAGCGGCACATCATCACCACCCGGGTGGAACATCCTGCCGTATTAAACACCTGCCGGTATCTTCAAAAGGAAGGCTACCGGATCACCTTCCTGCCGGTGAACCAGGACGGTCAATTGGATCTTGAAGAGCTTCGGGCGGCTATTACTCCCGATACGGCCATTGTCTCGATCATGTACGCCAATAATGAAACCGGAGTCATCTTTCCAATTGCCGAAATTGCCGAAATAGTCAGGGAAAAGGGAGCTGTATTTCATACCGACGCGGTCCAGGCAGTGGGAAAGATCCCCTTGAATTTAAAGGACAGTCCGATTGATATGCTCTCCCTTTCCGGCCACAAGCTCCATGCACCCAAAGGGATCGGCGCCCTGTACATTCGAGAGGGGATAAAATTCACGCCATTTCTCATCGGAGGCCATCAGGAGAGCGGCCGCCGGGGAGGAACGGAAAACGTGGCCTCCATTGTCGGTCTGGGCAAGGCCTGCGAGCTGGCTTCCCTGCACATACATGACGAGCAGACCAGGGTCAGGGCGCTGCGGGACAAACTTGAAAACAATATCCTTGCACAGGTGCAAAACACCAGGGTGAACGGAGACCGCCTCAACCGGCTGCCCAATACGACCAATATCAGCTTCGAGTTTATCGAAGGTGAGGCCATTCTGCTGCTGCTCAGCGACCGGGGAATTGCCGCCTCATCGGGTTCCGCCTGTACCTCCGGATCCCTTGAGCCATCGCATGTTCTGCGGGCTATGGATGTTCCTTTCACCCATGCCCACGGTTCCATCCGGTTCAGCCTGAGCCGCTACACGACCGAGGAAGAAATCGATACGCTCCTCTGCGAACTGCTGCCTATTATCGAGCGCCTGAGAGCCATCTCACCCTTCGGTCCAAAGATGAAAGCCTCCTCAAGATGATAGTTATCCTGGCCACTGATCACTTGCACTTACTGACCACTGATAACTGACCACTGATCACTTCCCACTGATAACTTCCCCTATCCCTGCCGATGAGATATACAAAGAAGTCCTCATCCCAAAACAACAGACGCAGTCAGACGAAACCACGACAGGATACCAAAAATGCTCATGAAGATTGATGAACCGCCTGTATCTCAGAGGGACGCCAAGGAGCACGGGGATCGTTCCCCATCCTCTTTTGCTCAGGGGGGAATGAAGGGGATTTTCAATGGGGGGAGAGGTGAATTTTCAGCAAAAAAAGCGCCTTGCCCGGTGATTCACCTGTTATTGGTGGATGGGGACCGGCAGCTTGACCAGGCAGTTTGGAACCTTATTGAAAAGGAAGGCTGTAAGGTGCACCTGGCTGCCCGTGCCGATGATGCCCTGAATCTCATAAAAAAAGAACCGTTCGATCTTCTTCTGGTGGATACTGGATCATCAAATCGGAGCGGGGTGGATTTTCTGGGCTCGCTTCAGGGTTTTGGGGATGGTCTGCCGCTGATTCTGATTGCCGGTGAACAACAGGCAAGCCCGGCCATCGAGAGCTGGAAGGCAAGGGCATGGGAATCTCTGGCCAAGCCCGTTCAGCCATCGGAACTGGTTCAGGCAATCCGAAGGGTTATCGACAGAAAGGCTGTCGTCGATGAGAGAGACTGGCTGCGCAGGAAACTGGAGGAGATGGAGAGCCAGGTTGAGCAAAGAACGAGCCAGTTACTGGAAAATCAGCGGATACTTGAAATCATGTTTAATGGGCTGGAGGTAGGTATTACTCTGGTTGACAGAAATTTTAAAATCATTAAAGCGAATCGCTATGTCGCCCAGCTTTTCAGGAAGCAGCCGGAAGAGCTGATCGGGAAAAAATGCTATGCGGTCTTCGGTGAAGATAAAGATTGGAAATGCCTTGCCTGCCCGGCGGAAAATTGCCTCAATACCGCTCTGCCGATCAGTATCGATCGAAAGATACGTACTCCCGGAGGAGATCTGCTCTATTTGCAGCATACTACCTTTCCCCTGCTGGATGAAGCTCAAGGAGTCACAGGGTTCATTCATTTTACCGAAGATATCACCCAACATGTCAAGCTCGAAAATCAGTTGATCCAGTCTGAAAAATTCACCGCTCTTGGCAGGCTGGCATCCTGCATTTCACATGACCTCCGAAACCCTCTGACCGTGATCAGAAATGCCAGCTACTATCTCAAACGGAAGGTAGACCAAAAGGAGGATAAGGTTGTCCGGTATCTGGACATAATCGAGCGGGAAGCGGATCAGGCGGAGCGGATTGTTTCGGATTTACTTACCTTTTGCCATCCTCAGCCGCTGGAACGAAGAGAAATCGGGATTCCCGAACTGGTGGAAAATCTGCTGGCTACCATGCCTGTTCCGCCGCACATTACCGTCAGGAAGGAAATCAGTCAGGACATTTCCCCCATCTCGGCAGACCCGGATCAACTTCACCGGGTATTCGGCAACCTGGCCAAAAACGCTTTCGATGCCATGCTCTGCGAAGGCCAGCTTACCATTCGGGCCCGCGAGGAAAACGACCAGGTAGTGATCGAATTTCAGGATACGGGCATTGGGATTCCGGAAAAAATCCTGCCCACACTCTTTGAGCCCTTTTTTACCACCAAAGCTAAAGGCATCGGCCTTGGATTGTACATCTGTAAATCCATTATCGAGCAACATCAGGGTACCATCAAGGTGAAGAGCCAGCAGGGGCAGGGAACCTCCTTTTACCTTTTCCTGCCCAAAAAGCGGGGGATATAAACGCACTTCGTAACTACTATCTTCTTTGCCCCTTTGCGCCTCTGTGCCTGAGTAGCTGTTACAAAAAAATTACATGCAAGCAATCGAGAGCTACCCTTGTCCCTTCTCCCTGTTGAGCAGCCAGTTGCTCAGGAAAGTAATCCCTCTGGCAAAGAGGCTGTTTTGTCCATA
The sequence above is a segment of the bacterium genome. Coding sequences within it:
- the nifU gene encoding Fe-S cluster assembly protein NifU → MWDYSAKVMDHFHHPRNVGEVENPDAVGEIGNIVCGDALKLTLRIDRKTERILDARFQTFGCGSAIASSSALTEMIKGKTLDEASKVTNKDIADYLDGLPEEKMHCSVMGMEALEAAINNYRGIRPRSQEIPAGEKIVCRCFGVTDKKIAQVIEMNNLTTVEQVTNYTKAGGGCGQCRPQIEAILAEVLKKEKEKKESLPKKMTNLEKIRLIQETLEKEIRPHLRADGGDLELVDVDGNKVYLRLIGTCQSCPSMGFTIETFITQKLRQAVNEEIEAKKVEE
- the nifS gene encoding cysteine desulfurase NifS — translated: MRTIYLDNNATTRVAPEVMEEMRPYFDELYGNPSSMHSFGGQVAKKVAQARMRVADLLGARSPSEIIFTSCGTESDNAALFGALRSQPAKRHIITTRVEHPAVLNTCRYLQKEGYRITFLPVNQDGQLDLEELRAAITPDTAIVSIMYANNETGVIFPIAEIAEIVREKGAVFHTDAVQAVGKIPLNLKDSPIDMLSLSGHKLHAPKGIGALYIREGIKFTPFLIGGHQESGRRGGTENVASIVGLGKACELASLHIHDEQTRVRALRDKLENNILAQVQNTRVNGDRLNRLPNTTNISFEFIEGEAILLLLSDRGIAASSGSACTSGSLEPSHVLRAMDVPFTHAHGSIRFSLSRYTTEEEIDTLLCELLPIIERLRAISPFGPKMKASSR
- a CDS encoding ATP-binding protein, with translation MLMKIDEPPVSQRDAKEHGDRSPSSFAQGGMKGIFNGGRGEFSAKKAPCPVIHLLLVDGDRQLDQAVWNLIEKEGCKVHLAARADDALNLIKKEPFDLLLVDTGSSNRSGVDFLGSLQGFGDGLPLILIAGEQQASPAIESWKARAWESLAKPVQPSELVQAIRRVIDRKAVVDERDWLRRKLEEMESQVEQRTSQLLENQRILEIMFNGLEVGITLVDRNFKIIKANRYVAQLFRKQPEELIGKKCYAVFGEDKDWKCLACPAENCLNTALPISIDRKIRTPGGDLLYLQHTTFPLLDEAQGVTGFIHFTEDITQHVKLENQLIQSEKFTALGRLASCISHDLRNPLTVIRNASYYLKRKVDQKEDKVVRYLDIIEREADQAERIVSDLLTFCHPQPLERREIGIPELVENLLATMPVPPHITVRKEISQDISPISADPDQLHRVFGNLAKNAFDAMLCEGQLTIRAREENDQVVIEFQDTGIGIPEKILPTLFEPFFTTKAKGIGLGLYICKSIIEQHQGTIKVKSQQGQGTSFYLFLPKKRGI